The DNA region TCCATGAATTCGTCGCGCCCTTCGAGCGCAAGTTCCTCCAGCGTCTCGACACAATCCGCCGCAAAGCCAGGAGCGGCAACCACCAGCCGCTTGGTGCCCTTGTCGCCCTCAGCCATCAGCGTCGCATCGGTTGACGGCTCAAGCCACGCCGCCGGGCCGAAGCGCGACTGGAAGGTGGTTTCGAAGCGGACGCCTGCAAATTCAGGCCGCGTCGCCAGCTCCTCGCGCAGCAATCGCGCGGTCTTGGAGCAGTGGCAGTAATAGGGATCGCCCTTTTCCAGCGTCTGCTGCGGCATCCCGTGGAAACTGAGCAGCATCACTTCGGGCTTAAAGGTCAGCGCGCGCACCTGCCGGGTCAAGTCATCGGCCAGCGCAGCGAGGAAGCTCGGCTCGTCATGATAGGGCGGCACGAACCGCAGCGCGGGCTGCCAGCGCATTTTCTTGAGCACGCGGGCGACCTCATCGAACACGGTCGCAGTCGTCGCGGCGCAATATTGCGGATACATCGGCGCGATCAGGATACGGTCGCAGCCATCGGCCATCAGCGCGGTCATGCGGCTTTCGATCGAGGGATTGCCGTACCGCATCGCCCAATCGACCACGACCTTGTCACCAAACCGCCCGACCATCGCTTCGGCCTGGCGCGAGGTGATGTCGGCCAGCGGCGACCCGCGATCCGTCCAGATCTTGGCATAGGCCTTCGCGCTTTTCTGCGGGCGCGTGTTCAAGATGATCCCGCGCAAGATCAGCTGCCATGCGATTGGCGGAATCTCCACCACCCGCGTGTCGGACAGGAACTGCTTGAGGTACTTCTTGACCGATTCCGGATCAGGCCCGTCAGGCGTGCCGAGGTTGATCAGCAATACGCCGATCTGGCCGCTTTTGGCGGGAGGATGGTCGCCCGGAAGGCGCTGGGTCTGCCAGGTCATAGCCCGCCTAACGGTCGGCAGGCGTTTCGTTTCCGGGCAAAGTCCATCGCCCGGACGCGGTGTGGCGAAAATGTGCGGGTCATATGCCGTCCGAAAGTAGGGGCAGGCGTCTCAGGCGCAACCCTGTAGCCGAAAACAGTGCATTGGCAATCGCAGGCGGGGCGACCACCGTTCCCAGCTCTCCGGGATCGGCGGGCGGGGCTTCGCTGGCGATAAACTCGATCCGCATCTCCGGGCAATCGGCGAGCACCGGCAGGCCGAGCGCGGAATCATCGCCGCCGTCGGGCAGGCCGCCGCGCAGGCGCAGCGCATTGCCAAGCGCGATGCCCATGCCGAACACCAGCCCGCCTTCGATCTGCTGCTTGGCGATGTCGTGATTGACGATCCGGCCAATGTCCGCCGCGACCGACAGCCGGATCACCCGCACCCCGCCTTCGCCCTGACGCGCGGTGGCGACGCAGGCGATCCGCCCCGCTTCCGGCCCTTCGCCAATCCGGGCGCAGGCGAGGCCCTGCCCGCTCTGGTCCGCGCCGCCATCCCATCCCGCCAGCTGCGCCGCGCGCTGGAGGCAAGCAGCCAGCCGGACATCGCTCCCCAGCATCGCCATGCGGAACGACAGCGGCTCACGCCCGGCCTTGGCGGCGATCTCGTCGATGAAGCTTTCGATGGCAAACACCGTCGGCCCATAGGCATTGCCGCGCACCCGGCCGACCGGCAGCCCGATCTCCACCGGAACGTGCTCCACCAGCAGCGCCGGGAGCTGATAGGGCGGCACGGCGCCTTCGCAGGCGAGGGGATCAGGCTCACCGGTCGTCTCGCGAATCGCGGCCATGCTGGTGAGATTGCCGAACAGCCGCTTGCCGAATTCGCGCGCGGCGGGCGGCG from uncultured Erythrobacter sp. includes:
- the hemH gene encoding ferrochelatase yields the protein MTWQTQRLPGDHPPAKSGQIGVLLINLGTPDGPDPESVKKYLKQFLSDTRVVEIPPIAWQLILRGIILNTRPQKSAKAYAKIWTDRGSPLADITSRQAEAMVGRFGDKVVVDWAMRYGNPSIESRMTALMADGCDRILIAPMYPQYCAATTATVFDEVARVLKKMRWQPALRFVPPYHDEPSFLAALADDLTRQVRALTFKPEVMLLSFHGMPQQTLEKGDPYYCHCSKTARLLREELATRPEFAGVRFETTFQSRFGPAAWLEPSTDATLMAEGDKGTKRLVVAAPGFAADCVETLEELALEGRDEFMEHGGEDYAVLDCLNSSDDGLKMIEAMLNRELSGWI